A part of Miscanthus floridulus cultivar M001 unplaced genomic scaffold, ASM1932011v1 os_1851_1_2, whole genome shotgun sequence genomic DNA contains:
- the LOC136534367 gene encoding uncharacterized protein, producing MPPARKLAASRRQPAESPATECERVRAETIMRNNRVFQSLGINATKDILNKTTAAKKAMVRENSGSLYDPGDSDGSEEGVVDKVMRVSQNVPCDTIVANGGARGSKRVRAPDEQGQNQPPRVTRQRTKELIRSEEGVHASTTTIQEDALTIADCLNQTDHDTEMRKEGQSNHTVDRWNKGKSMGRDLDRISRGLNTRIPVIIAEGKKRPEPPMQAAKLASEGGIIMRQHIPIFTHWKEYKDIKNKDILPGYMGKISNQLAIDTDSKPVKEACADLLRTGTRQMRYNLKKLYFNGVPADKVRTTSPLKSMTDDQWRELVEMWSSPKHKACWSIAFLSHLFFLHWFVACLSLFLRVVHQFDCV from the exons ATGCCTCCTGCACGCAAGTTGGCAGCAAGCAGACGGCAACCAGCAG AGTCGCCAGCCACTGAATGTGAAAGAGTAAGGGCTGAAACGATCATGAGGAACAATCGTGTGTTTCAGTCCCTTGGTATTAATGCAACAAAGGACATTTTGAACAAGACCACTGCAGCTAAGAAGGCTATGGTTCGTGAAAACTCTGGTTCATTGTATGACCCTGGAGATAGTGATGGCAGTGAAGAGGGTGTAGTTGATAAG GTTATGCGGGTTTCACAGAATGTGCCTTGCGACACCATCGTTGCTAATGGAGGAGCAAGAGGTTCAAAGAGAGTGCGAGCACCTGATGAACAAGGCCAAAATCAACCTCCTAGAGTGACTAGGCAGAGGACAAAGGAACTGATTCGAAGCGAGGAAGGTGTCCATGCTTCAACTACAACTATACAAGAAGATGCATTGACTATTGCCGATTGTCTTAACCAAACTGACCATGATACAGAAATGCGCAAAGAAG GTCAATCAAATCACACTGTAGATCGATGGAATAAAGGAAAAAGCATGGGCAGAGACTTGGATCGCATAAGCCGAGGCTTAAACACTAGGATTCCGGTGATCATTGCTGAAGGGAAGAAACGACCTGAGCCGCCTATGCAGGCTGCAAAGTTGGCATCAGAGGGGGGGATTATAATGAGGCAACATATACCAATCTTTACACACTGGAAGGAGTACAAGGATATCAAGAACAAGGATATTCTTCCAGGCTACATGGGCAAAATTTCT AATCAATTAGCAATTGATACTGACAGCAAGCCAGTCAAAGAGGCATGTGCTGATTTGCTCAGGACTGGAACACGGCAAATGAGGTACAATTTGAAGAAGCTTTACTTCAATGGTGTACCAGCAGACAAAGTTAGAACAACATCACCATTGAAGAGTATGACTGATGATCAATGGAGAGAGCTGGTGGAGATGTGGTCAAGCCCAAAGCACAAGGCATGTTGGTCAATTGCTTTCTTAAGCCATTTATTTTTCTTGCATTGGTTTGTTGCATGTTTGAGTTTATTTCTTCGTGTTGTACACCAATTTGATTGTGTCTAA
- the LOC136534368 gene encoding uncharacterized protein has protein sequence MTGSRCYIATTHALKQEKYKDEPPSAIDLFKALHCSSKTGFNESAKEAIAEMESIAAAPVEDGQVVKTPAEVVAQVLPKSKFLQNIGLQLAAPKRSSKAINDARVIELEAEVAAGKQDKEELKDEMETLKKKVEESENERRRLLEETEQLKKAQDELKKAQDETNAFFRRMFSKE, from the exons ATGACAGGATCTCGGTGCTATATTGCGACAACCCATGCCTTG AAGCAAGAGAAATATAAAGATGAACCACCCAGTGCGATAGATCTTTTCAAGGCCCTACATTGCAGCAGCAAGACTGGGTTTAATGAGTCTGCAAAGGAAGCTATT GCTGAAATGGAATCCATCGCTGCTGCACCTGTAGAAGACGGCCAAGTTGTAAAGACCCCTGCTGAAGTTGTTGCTCAAGTGTTGCCGAAATCAAAATTTCTTCAAAATATTGGCCTTCAGCTAGCAGCCCCCAAGAGAAGCTCCAAAGCCATTAATGATGCACGGGTTATAGAACTTGAAGCGGAAGTTGCAGCTGGAAAGCAAGACAAAGAAGAACTAAAGGATGAGATGGAGACtttgaagaagaaggtggaggaaTCAGAAAATGAAAGACGCAGGCTGTTAGAAGAGACAGAGCAGTTGAAGAAGGCACAAGATGAGTTGAAGAAGGCACAAGACGAGACGAATGCTTTCTTTCGTCGCATGTTCAGCAAAGAGTAA